One segment of Streptomyces bathyalis DNA contains the following:
- a CDS encoding GNAT family N-acetyltransferase — protein sequence MDITIRPARDDELEDVGELTARAYLGDGLLTFGAEDPYLAELRAARRRARHTELLVAVDTATDSMLGAVAFVGDGGEYADLAGPGEGEFRMLAVKPEGRGRGAGEALVRACVDRARARELIRLVLCSTEEMSAAHRLYGRLGFVRTPERDWEPYPGLFLRAFALEL from the coding sequence ATGGACATCACCATCAGACCCGCGCGGGACGACGAGCTGGAGGATGTGGGCGAGCTCACCGCGCGTGCGTACCTCGGGGACGGGCTGCTGACGTTCGGCGCGGAGGACCCGTATCTGGCCGAACTGCGTGCGGCGCGGCGCCGCGCGCGGCACACGGAACTGCTCGTCGCCGTCGACACCGCCACGGACTCGATGCTCGGCGCTGTCGCCTTCGTCGGGGACGGCGGGGAGTACGCGGACCTGGCAGGCCCCGGCGAGGGCGAGTTCAGGATGCTGGCCGTGAAACCCGAGGGGCGCGGGCGCGGGGCGGGCGAGGCCCTGGTGCGGGCGTGTGTGGACCGGGCGCGTGCACGGGAATTGATACGGCTCGTGCTGTGCAGCACCGAGGAGATGTCGGCGGCGCACCGGCTGTACGGACGACTGGGGTTCGTCCGCACACCGGAGCGGGACTGGGAGCCATATCCGGGCCTGTTTCTGCGCGCGTTCGCCCTGGAACTGTGA